Proteins from a genomic interval of Candidatus Methylomirabilis lanthanidiphila:
- a CDS encoding anthranilate synthase component II — MLVVIDNYDSFTYNLVQYLGELGECPRVFRNDQVALEELAALQPDRIVISPGPKSPKEAGISCDLITRFAGQVAILGVCLGHQCIGAAFGGRIVRAARLMHGKTSPIHHDGRTVFSGLPNPFDATRYHSLLVDREGLPDCLEVSAQTAEGEIMGIRHKTYRIEGIQFHPESILTKDGKALLRNFLSLS, encoded by the coding sequence ATGCTGGTTGTCATCGATAACTACGACTCCTTCACCTATAACTTGGTGCAGTACCTTGGCGAACTGGGCGAATGTCCTCGTGTCTTCCGGAACGACCAGGTGGCGCTGGAGGAGCTTGCAGCGCTGCAGCCCGATCGGATTGTGATCTCTCCGGGACCGAAGAGCCCCAAGGAAGCCGGCATCAGTTGCGACCTCATCACACGGTTTGCCGGGCAGGTCGCAATCCTGGGCGTCTGCCTTGGCCATCAGTGTATCGGCGCGGCGTTTGGCGGGCGGATCGTGAGAGCGGCTCGCCTGATGCACGGCAAAACCTCTCCGATTCACCATGATGGCCGCACCGTCTTTTCAGGACTCCCGAATCCCTTTGATGCCACGCGCTACCATTCGCTGCTCGTCGATCGAGAGGGACTCCCGGATTGTCTGGAGGTATCCGCCCAGACCGCAGAAGGGGAGATCATGGGAATTCGCCACAAGACCTATCGGATCGAGGGGATTCAGTTTCATCCCGAATCGATTCTGACAAAAGACGGCAAGGCCCTGCTCAGGAACTTCCTCTCGCTCTCCTGA
- a CDS encoding tryptophan synthase subunit alpha — protein MAALAELETVYLQAKADPSFEAKMQSDLRHYVGRPTPLYFAERLTNYLRGARIYLKREDLCHTGAHKINNTLGQILLACRMGKPRVIAETGAGQHGVATATVAARFGLTCEVYMGTEDMRRQALNVVRMRLLGAKVTPVESGSRTLKDAINEAMRDWVTNVETTHYVLGSVLGAHPYPMMVRDFQSVIGRETRTQILELEGRLPDYLVACVGGGSNSIGLFHDFLDDPAVHMIGVEAGGLGIETGSHAARFASGELGVLHGTMSFILQNGDGQIQATHSVSAGLDYPSVGPEHSYYRDKGRIDFVSATDAEALEAFQLLSRLEGLIPALESAHAVAHVKKLAPTLGKNEIMVVNLSGRGDKDVDAVADLLKHQLLTPNPLLVTTMNRIDKCFRRLRESGDRALMPYLTAGDPDLSTTRSLILEFEKQGADLIEIGVPFSDPLADGVTIQRASQRALASGTTLAGIIDMVGDLRAECRLPLLLMSYVNPIFHFGFRRFAKEAETAGIDGLIVPDLPPEEAAELIEAASAHNLHTVFLIAPTSRPERIRTIAAASKGFIYYVSLRGVTGVRSTLSDDLEASLRMVRAETDLPVAVGFGISTAEQVRMVSRVADGVIVGSTIVSLLEQTAGQPDQVKRAGEFVASLKAATINQRPLR, from the coding sequence ATGGCGGCGCTTGCGGAACTGGAAACGGTGTATCTGCAGGCCAAGGCTGATCCCAGCTTTGAGGCGAAGATGCAGAGCGATCTTCGGCACTATGTCGGACGCCCGACGCCGCTCTATTTCGCAGAGCGACTCACCAACTATCTGCGCGGGGCGAGGATCTATCTGAAGCGTGAGGATCTCTGCCATACCGGCGCGCACAAGATCAACAATACCCTCGGCCAGATCCTGCTGGCCTGCCGCATGGGGAAGCCTCGGGTCATCGCCGAGACCGGCGCCGGCCAGCACGGGGTCGCCACTGCGACGGTAGCCGCCCGGTTTGGCCTGACCTGTGAGGTCTATATGGGGACCGAGGACATGCGGCGTCAGGCCTTGAACGTGGTCCGGATGCGGCTGTTGGGCGCCAAGGTTACCCCGGTGGAGTCGGGCAGCCGGACGCTGAAGGATGCTATCAACGAAGCGATGCGTGACTGGGTCACAAACGTCGAGACAACCCATTATGTGCTTGGCTCGGTCCTGGGCGCCCATCCGTACCCGATGATGGTTCGAGATTTTCAATCGGTCATCGGCCGGGAAACCAGAACCCAGATCCTGGAACTGGAAGGAAGACTGCCGGATTACCTGGTCGCCTGCGTCGGCGGCGGCAGCAACTCAATCGGTCTGTTCCACGACTTTCTTGACGATCCGGCTGTCCACATGATCGGAGTGGAGGCGGGCGGCCTGGGGATCGAGACCGGAAGCCACGCGGCTCGATTTGCATCGGGTGAGTTGGGCGTGCTGCACGGGACGATGAGCTTCATTCTGCAGAATGGCGATGGCCAGATCCAGGCGACGCACTCGGTCTCGGCCGGTCTCGATTATCCGAGTGTCGGTCCTGAACACAGTTACTACCGGGACAAGGGACGGATTGATTTCGTCTCTGCCACCGACGCTGAAGCGCTGGAGGCCTTTCAACTCCTGAGCCGGCTCGAGGGATTGATCCCGGCGCTGGAGAGCGCACATGCCGTTGCTCATGTCAAGAAGCTGGCCCCCACACTGGGCAAGAATGAGATTATGGTGGTGAACCTCTCGGGCCGCGGCGATAAGGACGTAGACGCAGTGGCAGATCTCTTGAAACACCAACTCCTAACCCCTAACCCCCTACTCGTCACAACCATGAATCGAATTGACAAATGCTTCCGCCGGCTCAGGGAATCCGGAGATCGGGCCCTGATGCCGTATCTGACGGCCGGTGATCCCGATCTTTCGACCACTCGATCGCTGATTCTGGAGTTTGAAAAGCAGGGCGCCGATCTGATCGAGATCGGCGTGCCGTTCTCGGATCCTCTGGCCGACGGAGTCACCATTCAACGGGCGTCGCAACGGGCGCTGGCCTCCGGGACCACACTGGCCGGGATTATCGATATGGTCGGCGATCTACGGGCGGAATGTCGGCTACCGCTCCTGTTGATGAGCTATGTCAATCCCATCTTTCATTTCGGATTCAGGCGGTTCGCGAAAGAGGCCGAAACGGCGGGTATCGACGGGCTGATCGTTCCGGATCTACCGCCGGAGGAGGCCGCTGAACTGATTGAAGCCGCGTCCGCCCACAACCTTCACACGGTCTTCCTGATCGCCCCGACCAGTCGACCCGAGCGGATACGGACGATTGCGGCGGCCTCGAAGGGCTTTATCTATTATGTCTCCTTGCGAGGCGTGACGGGGGTTCGTTCCACACTCAGCGACGATCTTGAGGCCAGCCTCCGGATGGTCAGAGCCGAGACCGACCTGCCGGTGGCGGTGGGGTTTGGTATCTCGACGGCGGAGCAAGTGCGGATGGTATCGAGGGTGGCCGATGGAGTCATCGTTGGAAGCACCATCGTCTCGCTGCTGGAACAGACAGCAGGGCAGCCGGATCAAGTGAAACGCGCCGGCGAGTTCGTCGCATCGCTCAAGGCGGCGACGATCAACCAGCGTCCCCTTCGTTGA
- a CDS encoding Bacterial type II secretion system protein F domain protein: MIALAVALAFVGTALGVVALLTLLTPTLDPLVVRVRQFAAAARKTEPVESTLRRRHSPVGVWVQDVAQRVGRTVPGGDAKAQSKRRTLLMQAGYRRANAVLAFQGVRVLLAVLLPGLFLLIAPYLKGWTLARELAAIMALIAAGLFVPHVWLLQRIKWRQEEISNALPNALDLMVVCVEAGLGLDATIYRLAQEQQFTKQALSEEFQIVSQEVRAGRARAEALTAMKHRVGLAEMASLVVVLLQAERMGTAIGRALRVHADSFRTKRRQRAEERAAKIPVKMVFPLVLLIFPATLLVVLGPSWILIMKALAAMHKG, encoded by the coding sequence ATGATTGCGCTCGCTGTCGCTTTGGCATTCGTTGGAACCGCCTTAGGTGTCGTCGCCCTCCTTACCTTACTCACCCCTACTCTGGATCCTCTTGTCGTTAGGGTCCGACAATTTGCCGCTGCCGCCAGAAAGACAGAACCCGTTGAATCGACGCTCCGTAGACGTCACAGCCCTGTTGGCGTGTGGGTCCAGGACGTCGCCCAGCGTGTCGGGCGTACGGTACCGGGCGGTGATGCGAAGGCCCAATCGAAACGGCGTACGCTCCTGATGCAGGCGGGGTACAGACGCGCGAATGCCGTGTTGGCGTTTCAAGGGGTTCGAGTGTTGCTCGCCGTGCTGTTGCCCGGCCTGTTTCTTCTCATCGCTCCGTATCTCAAGGGGTGGACCTTGGCGCGGGAATTAGCCGCCATCATGGCCCTTATCGCGGCGGGTCTCTTCGTGCCGCACGTGTGGCTGCTGCAGCGGATCAAGTGGAGACAGGAGGAGATCTCGAATGCGTTGCCCAACGCCCTCGATCTTATGGTGGTGTGTGTCGAGGCAGGCCTGGGCCTTGATGCCACGATCTACCGGCTGGCGCAGGAACAGCAGTTCACCAAACAGGCGCTCAGCGAGGAGTTTCAAATCGTCAGCCAGGAGGTGAGGGCGGGAAGAGCCCGAGCCGAGGCTCTTACGGCGATGAAGCATCGCGTAGGACTGGCAGAGATGGCCTCTCTTGTCGTGGTGTTGCTTCAGGCGGAGCGGATGGGGACGGCGATCGGCCGTGCCCTGCGCGTCCATGCCGACAGCTTCAGAACCAAACGGCGTCAACGGGCTGAGGAGCGGGCGGCAAAGATCCCGGTAAAGATGGTGTTTCCTTTAGTGCTGCTGATCTTTCCGGCCACACTGTTAGTCGTCCTTGGGCCTTCGTGGATCCTGATCATGAAGGCTCTCGCGGCGATGCATAAGGGATGA
- a CDS encoding indole-3-glycerol-phosphate synthase (IGPS), which yields MLRQILQHKAQEVADREAKVPLAEVRAQAFDSPPPRDFTAAITRKRTDTGIREPLKAIAEIKRASPSAGVIRESLDVAELAASYQAAGASAISVLTDSRFFRGSLKDLATAKAAIELPVLRKEFIVSPYQIYESRAHQADAVLLIAAALEGAQLQDLFALATSLSLHPLVEIHTLIELEAARAAGAALIGINNRDLATLETRLDTTFALLPYLPQGAVVVSESGIRRHEDVRRLTDAGVDAILVGEALLTSRDPGSRLRELLAGGDC from the coding sequence ATGCTTCGTCAGATTCTGCAGCATAAGGCGCAAGAGGTTGCGGATCGGGAGGCGAAGGTTCCGCTCGCGGAGGTAAGGGCGCAAGCCTTCGACTCGCCGCCGCCGCGCGATTTTACGGCGGCCATCACGAGGAAGCGGACGGATACGGGGATCCGTGAGCCCCTGAAGGCCATTGCCGAGATTAAACGCGCCTCACCGTCCGCCGGGGTCATCCGCGAATCGCTTGACGTGGCAGAGCTTGCGGCGTCCTATCAGGCTGCGGGCGCGAGCGCGATTTCGGTCCTGACGGACAGCCGATTTTTCCGGGGAAGCCTGAAAGATCTTGCGACGGCCAAGGCGGCGATCGAACTGCCGGTACTCAGGAAAGAGTTCATCGTAAGCCCCTACCAGATTTACGAGAGCCGCGCGCATCAGGCAGACGCGGTCCTGCTGATTGCGGCAGCCCTTGAGGGCGCACAACTGCAGGACCTCTTTGCGCTGGCGACGTCGCTCTCCCTGCACCCGCTGGTCGAGATTCACACCCTGATCGAGCTTGAGGCCGCAAGGGCTGCTGGGGCCGCGCTTATCGGCATCAATAATCGTGATCTGGCCACGCTGGAGACCAGATTAGACACGACATTTGCGCTCCTGCCATATCTGCCCCAAGGGGCCGTCGTGGTCAGTGAAAGCGGCATCAGGCGGCATGAGGATGTCCGACGTCTGACCGATGCGGGTGTCGATGCGATCCTGGTGGGTGAGGCCTTACTCACGAGCCGGGATCCCGGAAGCAGGCTTCGCGAGTTATTGGCGGGGGGCGACTGCTGA
- a CDS encoding Bacterial type II secretion system protein F domain protein, with product MVAFAVVLAFMAAFLLALALLSLGEGSLRAPMRLLRSRLATRSVMPIPVFRDNTVSSLPRLQRVLSRMPLARRLGKYLDQADLSQRVGAVVGLVLLLAVIASWLVWRLTSSWLWPILGAGAFGSLPLLYIRRQRRLRLDLYAKQLPDALDVLSRSLQAGQSFMQGIHTVAREMPEPTAKEFRMTFEELRLGRSIREALQAHADRVECLDFNLLSTALLIQREVGGNLVEILETASQTIRERYKLLGQVQALSAQNRLGAKIVGVLPLAIGGIVYFLKPDLIMVLFKDEFGRKLVVTAIAMQLMGYYVMKRIITIKI from the coding sequence ATGGTGGCATTCGCCGTTGTGCTGGCCTTTATGGCTGCCTTTTTGCTGGCGCTGGCCCTGCTCTCTCTGGGGGAGGGCTCCCTGCGAGCGCCGATGCGCCTCCTGCGAAGCCGACTCGCCACCAGGAGCGTTATGCCCATCCCCGTGTTTCGCGATAACACCGTGAGCAGCCTCCCACGACTTCAGCGCGTCTTGAGCCGGATGCCGCTTGCCCGCCGGCTCGGCAAGTACCTCGACCAGGCAGATCTCTCACAGCGAGTCGGTGCAGTTGTCGGTCTGGTCCTGCTTCTGGCTGTCATCGCGAGCTGGCTTGTCTGGCGTCTGACCTCGTCCTGGTTATGGCCGATCCTTGGGGCGGGCGCGTTCGGCAGCCTCCCGTTATTGTACATACGGCGTCAAAGGCGGCTCCGACTCGACTTGTATGCGAAACAGTTGCCGGATGCCCTCGACGTGCTGTCCCGGTCGCTCCAGGCTGGCCAGTCCTTCATGCAGGGGATTCACACCGTGGCCCGGGAGATGCCCGAGCCGACTGCGAAAGAGTTCCGGATGACCTTTGAAGAGCTCCGCCTTGGGCGCAGCATCCGAGAGGCCCTCCAGGCGCACGCAGACCGTGTCGAATGCCTGGACTTCAATCTGCTTTCGACGGCGCTGCTGATTCAGCGAGAGGTGGGAGGCAACCTGGTAGAGATCCTCGAAACCGCGAGCCAGACGATTCGCGAGCGGTACAAGCTGCTCGGCCAGGTCCAGGCCCTCTCCGCCCAAAACCGCCTGGGGGCCAAAATCGTCGGCGTCCTTCCGCTTGCCATTGGCGGGATAGTCTATTTCCTGAAACCGGATCTGATCATGGTGTTGTTCAAAGATGAGTTTGGAAGAAAACTGGTGGTTACTGCGATCGCGATGCAGCTCATGGGGTACTACGTCATGAAACGGATTATTACCATTAAAATCTGA
- a CDS encoding glycosyl transferase, which yields MKLTVVIPCYNELATIEAIVDAVLLSSYPNKEIIIVDDCSVDGTRELLRDKIESGIARVIYHERNQGKGAALRTGFKAATGDIVIVQDADLEYDPNEYSSIIAPILAGKADVVFGSRFMGGRPHRVLYFWHSLGNGFLTFLSNMFTNLNLTDVETCYKAFRREIIQAIEIEENRFGFEPEITAKVAKRGCRIYEVGISYFGRTYAEGKKIGWRDGMRAILCIIKYNVFR from the coding sequence ATGAAATTAACCGTTGTGATCCCTTGCTACAATGAACTGGCGACCATTGAGGCCATCGTCGACGCTGTTTTACTTTCTTCTTATCCAAACAAGGAAATCATCATTGTAGACGACTGCTCGGTTGACGGCACGCGTGAACTGCTGCGCGACAAGATTGAGTCCGGAATAGCGCGAGTGATTTATCACGAAAGGAATCAGGGTAAGGGCGCCGCGTTGCGCACGGGTTTCAAGGCTGCCACGGGTGATATCGTCATCGTTCAGGATGCCGATCTTGAGTACGACCCGAATGAATACTCGTCTATTATCGCGCCGATCCTCGCCGGGAAGGCGGATGTGGTCTTTGGATCTCGCTTCATGGGAGGACGACCTCACCGCGTGTTGTATTTCTGGCATAGTCTCGGGAATGGCTTTTTGACATTTCTTTCCAATATGTTTACCAACCTCAATCTGACGGATGTAGAAACGTGCTACAAAGCGTTCCGGCGTGAAATTATCCAAGCCATCGAGATCGAAGAAAATCGCTTTGGGTTCGAACCCGAGATCACGGCCAAGGTTGCGAAAAGGGGCTGTCGCATCTATGAGGTGGGGATTTCCTATTTCGGACGCACCTATGCCGAAGGAAAGAAAATCGGATGGCGCGATGGCATGCGCGCCATTCTCTGCATAATTAAATACAATGTCTTTCGGTGA
- a CDS encoding type II secretory protein GspE, with product MALSDRLNRAFGPVPRKDENVSDPAPVIIEPDSRPTRNAYQELKSRIHRRLLDRLDLSNLARIPQEALEAEIGRAVEALVQAESMPLNRSERDRLVVEVLHETLGLGPLEPMLHDPQISDILVNGPHQVYVERFGKLEPTEVVFKDNAHLMQIIDRIVSQVGRRVDESSPMVDARLVDGSRVNAIIPPVSLTGPVLSIRRFGADPLQMKDLLGFHTLTPEMAEVLMGAVRARLNVLISGGTGSGKTTFLNVLSGSIPATERIITIEDSAELQLHQDHVVRLETRPASIEGTGVVTQRDLVRNALRMRPDRIVVGEVRSSEVLDMLQAMNTGHDGSLTTIHANTARDALTRLETMVLMAGLSIPERALRGWICSALDLIIQLSRLSDGSRKVISVSEIVGMEGNVITTQDIFAFEKQGVNEQGVVLGRHKATGIRPKFTERLKHAGILLPTGLFEEWSEA from the coding sequence ATGGCGCTGAGTGATCGCCTGAATAGGGCGTTCGGTCCGGTTCCTCGGAAGGATGAAAACGTTTCAGATCCTGCACCGGTGATCATCGAACCTGATAGTCGGCCGACCCGCAACGCCTATCAGGAGCTGAAATCGCGTATTCATCGCCGGCTGCTCGATCGTCTTGATCTCTCGAACCTCGCGCGCATCCCCCAGGAGGCGTTGGAGGCCGAAATCGGTCGCGCGGTCGAGGCGCTCGTTCAGGCCGAGAGCATGCCGTTGAATCGATCGGAGCGAGATCGGCTCGTTGTCGAGGTACTGCACGAGACGCTGGGACTTGGGCCGCTTGAGCCGATGCTGCACGACCCGCAGATCTCAGACATCCTCGTCAATGGCCCGCATCAGGTCTACGTTGAACGTTTTGGAAAACTGGAGCCGACCGAGGTCGTATTCAAAGATAATGCTCACCTGATGCAGATTATTGATCGGATCGTCTCACAGGTAGGGCGGCGAGTGGACGAATCCTCTCCAATGGTTGACGCTCGTCTGGTTGACGGCTCGCGTGTCAACGCCATCATCCCCCCTGTATCATTGACCGGTCCCGTTCTGTCGATTCGCCGATTTGGCGCGGATCCCCTCCAGATGAAGGACCTTCTCGGCTTCCACACCCTGACGCCGGAGATGGCTGAGGTGCTGATGGGCGCCGTGCGCGCACGGTTGAACGTCCTGATCTCCGGCGGCACAGGGAGTGGGAAAACGACCTTTTTGAATGTCCTGTCGGGTTCCATCCCGGCGACTGAACGCATTATCACCATAGAGGATTCGGCGGAGCTGCAGCTTCACCAGGACCATGTCGTTCGCCTGGAGACACGGCCGGCCAGTATCGAGGGGACGGGTGTCGTCACTCAGCGCGACCTGGTACGGAACGCCCTCCGGATGCGTCCGGACCGGATTGTCGTCGGCGAGGTTCGAAGCAGCGAGGTGCTCGACATGCTTCAGGCGATGAACACAGGCCACGATGGATCGCTGACCACCATCCACGCGAATACGGCGCGCGACGCACTGACCAGGTTGGAGACGATGGTGCTGATGGCGGGACTCAGCATTCCCGAGCGCGCGTTGCGCGGGTGGATCTGTTCGGCTCTGGATCTGATTATCCAGCTTTCCCGTTTAAGCGATGGGAGCCGGAAAGTGATTAGCGTGTCTGAGATCGTCGGGATGGAAGGCAACGTCATTACGACCCAGGACATCTTTGCCTTTGAGAAGCAAGGCGTCAACGAGCAAGGGGTCGTGCTCGGTCGACACAAGGCGACCGGAATCCGGCCGAAGTTCACCGAGCGGCTCAAGCATGCCGGCATCCTGCTGCCGACCGGACTGTTCGAAGAGTGGTCTGAGGCGTAG
- a CDS encoding XRE family transcriptional regulator: protein MSEPLSLLMIDSDPMRRQALRELLKDYEHVKVEAEAADFETGYHLVNQLKPSIVILDLGNPPDPGLAVIERLVVVSPHSAIFVTSDGQRTDTILQAVRAGAQEFLVRPVSQKDLLTAVQRIARQRALVTADPAEKGKIITLFGCKGGRGTTLIALNLAVALAKSFGQPVAAVDLDLQAGDLNLLFNLKPAYSIHDAAMNMDRVDALFLKSLLCDHPSGVSLLAAPQRIEEADPIQPLRISQLLSLLKASFAYVVVDTSPTYDERTLAALDVADALLLVAAPDLSSLYHTQRCLDLFDRLAYDPEKVKLLLNRCPSPPGNAEKTAQEILKRPVFWTFPEEKAVTTSLIAGEPLALGGTNSSLAAHFSTLAARLDRRERSVPFPPHMEKRKGSVAAPSRGLFNLFRRKPFSIPQSQGEEG, encoded by the coding sequence ATGTCGGAACCCCTGTCGTTGCTCATGATCGACAGCGATCCGATGCGCCGCCAGGCGCTGCGGGAGCTGCTCAAAGACTATGAACATGTGAAGGTAGAGGCGGAGGCGGCCGACTTTGAGACCGGTTATCATCTGGTCAACCAACTGAAGCCGTCGATCGTCATCCTCGATCTCGGCAATCCCCCGGATCCCGGGCTCGCTGTTATCGAACGGCTTGTCGTCGTCTCGCCGCACAGCGCGATCTTCGTGACGTCCGACGGTCAGCGAACGGACACGATCCTGCAAGCCGTGCGGGCCGGCGCCCAGGAATTTCTCGTCAGGCCGGTGAGTCAGAAGGATCTCCTGACCGCCGTCCAGCGCATCGCTCGCCAGCGGGCTCTGGTAACTGCCGATCCCGCCGAAAAGGGAAAGATCATCACGCTGTTCGGCTGCAAGGGAGGCCGGGGGACCACCCTCATTGCGCTCAATCTGGCTGTGGCGCTCGCTAAGTCGTTTGGACAGCCGGTGGCGGCCGTGGACCTTGACCTGCAGGCCGGCGACTTGAACCTGCTCTTCAACCTCAAGCCGGCCTACTCCATTCATGATGCCGCGATGAACATGGATCGGGTCGATGCCCTCTTTTTGAAGAGCTTGTTGTGTGACCACCCGTCAGGCGTGTCGCTTCTCGCGGCGCCACAGCGGATCGAAGAGGCCGATCCTATCCAGCCGCTTCGGATCAGCCAACTGCTTTCGCTCTTGAAGGCGAGTTTTGCCTATGTCGTCGTGGATACCTCCCCCACGTATGATGAACGGACCCTCGCTGCCCTGGATGTCGCCGACGCGCTGCTGCTGGTCGCGGCTCCGGATCTCTCGAGCCTCTATCACACTCAGCGCTGCCTGGACCTCTTTGACCGTCTCGCCTATGATCCTGAAAAGGTCAAACTCCTGCTGAATCGTTGCCCATCGCCGCCCGGGAACGCGGAAAAGACGGCTCAGGAGATTCTCAAGCGTCCGGTTTTCTGGACATTCCCTGAGGAGAAAGCCGTGACGACGTCTCTGATCGCCGGCGAGCCGCTTGCCCTTGGCGGCACGAACTCGTCCCTGGCCGCTCACTTTTCGACATTGGCAGCGCGACTGGATCGAAGAGAACGCTCGGTTCCTTTCCCGCCACACATGGAAAAACGGAAAGGCTCAGTGGCCGCGCCATCGAGGGGCCTGTTCAACCTGTTTCGCAGGAAACCATTCAGCATCCCTCAAAGTCAGGGGGAGGAGGGCTAA
- a CDS encoding anthranilate phosphoribosyltransferase has translation MLILEALQKVVDRRDLSPEEAFMTMEEMMSGKATDPQIAAFLAALRVKGETAAEITGFARAMREHVCRIRVRGQVELSGVETHGGRLVDTCGTGGDGGRTFNISTTAAFVAAGAGVQIAKHGNRSVSSLCGSADVMEALGVDLTLTPEQVGNCIDEVGIGFLYAPLLHPAMRYVMTARRDIRIRTVFNILGPLTNPAHAPAQVVGVYEERLTELLATALIELGSKRAFVVFGLDGLDELSPASESRVAEVKDGRVSTYTLSPEDFGLQRTSLSDLQGGSAEENARTIRRILGGEKGPQRDVVLMNAALAIIAGGKAHDCRESVELAARSVDSGAAMEKLCRLAEFSSRHGQIPPRPPL, from the coding sequence ATGCTGATCCTGGAGGCGCTGCAGAAGGTGGTCGATCGAAGGGACCTCAGCCCTGAAGAGGCCTTCATGACCATGGAAGAGATGATGTCCGGGAAGGCGACCGACCCGCAGATTGCCGCCTTCCTGGCGGCACTCCGGGTCAAGGGCGAAACGGCGGCCGAGATTACCGGCTTTGCGCGGGCGATGCGGGAACACGTCTGTCGGATCAGGGTGCGCGGCCAGGTTGAGCTTTCAGGAGTCGAGACCCACGGGGGGAGATTAGTTGATACCTGCGGCACCGGGGGCGACGGTGGCCGCACCTTCAACATCTCGACGACGGCGGCCTTTGTGGCGGCCGGCGCAGGGGTCCAGATCGCCAAGCATGGCAACCGCTCGGTGTCGAGTCTCTGCGGAAGCGCTGATGTCATGGAGGCGTTGGGCGTCGATCTCACGCTGACGCCTGAGCAGGTGGGGAACTGTATCGACGAGGTCGGCATCGGCTTTCTGTACGCGCCGCTGTTGCACCCGGCCATGCGGTATGTGATGACGGCTCGACGGGACATACGGATTCGGACGGTGTTCAATATTCTCGGCCCTCTGACCAATCCCGCCCACGCGCCGGCTCAGGTGGTCGGCGTGTATGAGGAGCGGCTAACCGAGCTCCTGGCGACAGCGCTGATTGAGCTGGGATCGAAGCGGGCGTTTGTCGTGTTCGGTCTTGACGGGCTCGACGAGCTCTCACCTGCGTCGGAGAGCCGGGTTGCGGAGGTCAAAGATGGGCGCGTATCCACCTACACGCTGTCCCCTGAGGATTTCGGTCTTCAGCGGACCAGCCTCAGCGACCTGCAGGGCGGCAGCGCCGAAGAGAATGCCCGGACTATCAGGCGCATCCTGGGGGGAGAGAAAGGGCCGCAACGCGACGTGGTGCTGATGAATGCCGCGTTGGCCATCATCGCAGGCGGCAAGGCCCATGACTGCCGGGAGAGCGTCGAGCTGGCGGCTCGCTCCGTCGATAGCGGCGCCGCCATGGAGAAGCTCTGCCGCCTGGCGGAGTTCAGCAGTCGACATGGCCAAATCCCCCCTCGCCCCCCTTTATAA
- a CDS encoding N-(5'-phosphoribosyl)anthranilate isomerase: protein MIRVKICGITSRDDAWAAVEAGADALGFIFVEGTPRYIEPEAAAAIIAQLPPFVTTVGVFIDRTPEEIERIVRVCGLSLIQLHGQESPDGCSRLHAPFIKAIRVQGERDLEAIDCYPQARAFLLDTYAADRPGGTGRTFPWEIAARAAQRATIILSGGLTPKNVALAVRQVRPYAIDVCSGVEAAPGRKDYHKVREFIEQARKADTH from the coding sequence ATGATACGGGTGAAGATCTGCGGCATCACCTCGCGTGATGATGCCTGGGCTGCGGTGGAGGCGGGTGCCGATGCCCTGGGGTTCATCTTCGTGGAGGGGACGCCTCGATACATTGAGCCGGAGGCGGCAGCCGCCATTATCGCTCAGCTGCCGCCGTTTGTGACGACCGTCGGGGTGTTCATTGATCGGACGCCAGAGGAGATTGAACGAATTGTACGGGTGTGCGGATTAAGCCTTATACAACTCCATGGTCAGGAGAGTCCCGACGGATGCAGTCGCCTTCACGCCCCCTTCATCAAGGCGATCCGGGTTCAGGGGGAGCGCGATCTGGAGGCAATAGATTGCTATCCGCAGGCGCGCGCGTTCCTGCTGGACACCTATGCCGCTGATCGGCCGGGCGGAACCGGCAGAACCTTCCCGTGGGAGATCGCAGCGAGGGCGGCGCAGCGCGCCACAATCATTCTGTCAGGCGGGCTGACCCCGAAAAATGTCGCCCTCGCGGTGAGGCAGGTCAGGCCGTATGCTATCGATGTGTGCAGCGGGGTTGAAGCCGCTCCGGGTCGAAAAGATTATCACAAGGTGAGGGAGTTCATTGAGCAAGCCAGAAAAGCCGACACGCACTGA